One stretch of Tenacibaculum sp. MAR_2010_89 DNA includes these proteins:
- a CDS encoding PIG-L family deacetylase, which translates to MRNKVTVFLLFLLISTSIEAQKPQKLSSNQIYEKLQKLNFLGSALYIAAHPDDENTRLIAYLANHEKARTAYLSLTRGDGGQNLIGSEIRELLGVIRTQELLAARRIDGGEQRFSRANDFGYSKHPDETLKIWDKKKVLADVVWAIRTFKPDVIINRFNHRTPGTTHGHHTSSAMLSVEAFELAGDKTKYTEQLAYTDIWNPNRLFFNTSWWFYGSQKKFAEADKSKMLSFDIGTYYPLKGLSNNELASIASSQHLCQGFGRLTTRGSQTEYVEFLKGDFPKDKKDIFSGINTTWNRIKGGGEIGEILYSVEKNFDFVNPSKHLPNLMKAYTKVLKLENEHWKRIKTKQLEEIIIACSGLYIEASATSSSTTPNSTINVNFEVLNRSNTSMELNSVEFLSNGKKIAKEIRLKANDKRNFKEVITIGDLPYSSPYWLNSEWNLGMYKVPNQKERGNPETKRPVEIKYNLIIDNKSISFIKPLIYRYSKRDKGEIYEPFEILPQVTTKLKDKVLIFSTQEAQRVSVEVRSGGKNTKGSLSLKAPDGWEVTPNKVSFSIEQKSDVRSINFMVKPTQKESNGLLKSIAEIDGKIYDKELVEINYEHIPKQSILLASQAKVVRLNIKKQGTKIGYILGSGDAVPESLRQIGYTVTEINPVEINDKTLLEFDAVVLGIRAYNTKKELQFKQKYILDYVKNGGNVIVQYNTNRRVDVKAPYELQLSRDRVTDEYAKVNLIAKEHPVLNYPNKITNVDFENWVQERGLYFPNKWSKEYTPILSMNDKGESIKKGSLLVAAYGKGNYIYTGLSFFRELPAGVPGAYKLFANLLSLKKNER; encoded by the coding sequence ATGAGGAATAAAGTAACTGTTTTTCTTTTATTTTTATTGATTTCAACATCGATAGAAGCACAAAAACCGCAAAAGTTATCTTCTAATCAGATATACGAAAAATTACAAAAATTAAATTTTTTAGGTTCTGCATTATATATAGCAGCTCATCCAGATGATGAAAATACTAGATTAATTGCTTACTTAGCTAATCATGAAAAAGCAAGAACAGCATATTTATCATTAACAAGAGGAGATGGAGGACAAAATTTAATTGGTTCAGAAATACGTGAGTTGTTAGGTGTAATTCGTACTCAAGAATTATTGGCAGCAAGAAGAATTGATGGAGGTGAGCAACGTTTTTCAAGAGCTAATGATTTTGGATATTCTAAACATCCTGATGAGACGTTAAAAATATGGGATAAAAAGAAAGTTTTAGCAGATGTTGTTTGGGCGATACGAACTTTTAAACCAGATGTTATTATAAACAGGTTTAATCATAGAACCCCTGGAACTACTCATGGGCATCACACTTCATCAGCAATGTTAAGTGTTGAAGCTTTTGAACTAGCTGGAGATAAAACTAAATATACTGAACAGCTAGCCTATACAGATATATGGAACCCAAATCGATTGTTTTTTAATACATCTTGGTGGTTTTATGGTAGTCAAAAAAAATTCGCAGAAGCTGATAAAAGTAAAATGTTAAGTTTTGATATTGGAACTTATTACCCATTAAAAGGTTTGTCAAATAATGAGTTGGCATCTATTGCAAGTAGTCAGCATTTGTGTCAAGGTTTTGGACGTTTAACAACACGTGGTAGTCAAACAGAATATGTAGAGTTTTTAAAAGGTGATTTCCCTAAAGATAAAAAAGATATTTTCTCAGGAATTAATACTACGTGGAATCGTATTAAAGGAGGAGGAGAAATAGGTGAAATTTTATACAGTGTAGAAAAGAATTTTGATTTTGTGAATCCATCTAAGCATTTACCGAATTTAATGAAAGCCTATACTAAGGTTCTAAAGTTAGAAAATGAACATTGGAAACGTATAAAAACTAAGCAACTAGAAGAGATTATAATTGCTTGCTCTGGTTTGTATATTGAAGCCTCAGCTACTAGTTCTAGTACAACACCTAATAGTACTATTAATGTTAATTTTGAAGTATTAAACAGAAGTAATACTTCAATGGAGTTAAATTCTGTTGAATTTCTATCAAATGGAAAGAAAATTGCAAAAGAAATAAGATTGAAAGCTAATGATAAAAGAAATTTTAAAGAGGTTATTACCATAGGTGATTTACCATATTCATCACCTTATTGGTTAAATTCTGAATGGAATTTAGGTATGTATAAAGTACCTAATCAAAAAGAAAGAGGAAACCCAGAAACTAAAAGACCTGTTGAAATTAAATATAATCTTATCATAGATAATAAATCAATCTCTTTTATTAAACCTTTAATATATAGATATTCTAAAAGAGATAAAGGAGAAATTTATGAACCTTTTGAAATTTTACCACAGGTAACTACAAAATTAAAAGATAAAGTATTAATTTTTTCTACACAAGAAGCACAGAGAGTTTCTGTAGAAGTTAGATCAGGAGGAAAAAACACTAAGGGTTCTTTAAGTTTAAAAGCTCCAGATGGTTGGGAAGTAACACCTAATAAAGTTTCGTTTTCTATAGAACAAAAAAGTGATGTAAGATCAATAAATTTTATGGTTAAACCTACCCAAAAAGAGTCAAACGGGTTACTAAAATCAATAGCAGAAATTGATGGTAAAATTTATGATAAAGAGTTGGTAGAAATTAATTATGAACATATACCAAAACAATCAATATTATTAGCTTCACAAGCAAAAGTTGTTCGTTTGAATATTAAAAAGCAAGGAACTAAGATAGGTTACATCCTTGGTTCTGGAGATGCAGTGCCAGAAAGTTTACGTCAAATTGGGTATACTGTAACTGAGATAAATCCTGTTGAGATAAACGATAAAACTTTATTGGAGTTTGATGCAGTAGTACTAGGTATTAGAGCATACAATACAAAGAAAGAGCTTCAGTTTAAACAAAAATATATATTAGATTATGTAAAAAATGGGGGTAATGTAATTGTACAGTATAATACTAATAGGAGGGTAGATGTTAAGGCTCCTTATGAATTACAGTTGTCAAGAGACCGAGTTACTGATGAGTATGCAAAAGTTAATTTAATAGCAAAAGAGCATCCAGTACTGAATTATCCAAATAAAATTACTAACGTAGACTTCGAAAATTGGGTGCAAGAAAGAGGTTTGTACTTCCCTAATAAATGGAGTAAAGAGTATACTCCAATACTTTCAATGAACGATAAAGGTGAAAGTATTAAAAAAGGAAGTTTATTGGTAGCAGCATATGGTAAAGGAAATTATATTTATACAGGCTTAAGTTTTTTTAGAGAACTGCCTGCAGGGGTTCCAGGAGCATATAAGTTATTTGCTAACTTATTGTCCTTAAAAAAGAATGAAAGATAA
- a CDS encoding class I SAM-dependent methyltransferase, translating to MLSNKEKSTLRSSLFRHLDGIVTCPAAYILKEKGITKYLLKKKSVSLTEITSTFNANDGYLNVALRTLCSQGWLNQKVNNTTNTVHFEINELSAIAFSYFDIYKEAYLLLKFSKNYNSRKFETEPFLKLEELYQNFKNNFNVSPPPNSKENEILNQILTHIEGIIIGPTVVLLGMSGMFHKYFMQTKFKAEEFHKDAKNFSRLLDILTGLDWFTKTGDSYEFTNKGLFFARRASAYGVTVSYIPTLRKLDKLIFEDSTILRNANTAAEEVHVDREMNVWGSGGAHAAYFRVIDEIIINLFNKPIHEQPKGILDVGCGNGAFLKHLFNVIENQTNRGKVLEEYPLLLIGVDYNEAALKITRKNLVQADIWAKVIWGDIGNPKAMSEDLQQKYNINLSDLLNVRTFLDHNRIWEEPKLNNNIAISTSTGAYAHKGKRLDNNLVIESLKQHFKKWTPYIHKFGLLLIELHTSKPELVSQNLGRTAATAYDATHGYSDQYIIEIEEYMNAMKSIGLIPDENTFKKFPNSDLATVSINLFKPKVS from the coding sequence ATGTTATCTAATAAAGAAAAATCAACACTTAGAAGTAGTTTATTTCGTCATTTAGACGGAATTGTAACCTGTCCTGCAGCATATATTCTAAAAGAAAAAGGTATCACTAAATATTTATTGAAAAAAAAATCAGTTAGTTTAACAGAAATCACATCGACTTTTAATGCTAATGATGGTTATTTAAATGTAGCTTTACGCACTTTATGCTCACAAGGCTGGTTAAATCAAAAAGTAAATAACACAACTAATACTGTACACTTTGAAATAAATGAGTTGTCAGCAATCGCTTTTTCTTATTTCGATATTTACAAAGAAGCTTATTTATTACTTAAATTTTCAAAAAATTACAACTCTAGAAAATTTGAAACAGAACCATTTTTAAAACTAGAAGAACTATATCAAAACTTTAAAAATAATTTTAATGTTTCACCTCCACCTAATTCAAAAGAAAATGAAATATTAAACCAAATTTTAACACATATTGAGGGTATAATTATTGGACCCACTGTTGTATTATTAGGTATGAGTGGGATGTTTCATAAATATTTTATGCAAACAAAATTTAAAGCGGAAGAGTTTCATAAAGATGCTAAAAATTTTAGCCGCTTATTAGATATACTTACAGGTTTAGATTGGTTTACGAAAACTGGAGATTCTTATGAATTTACAAATAAAGGACTATTTTTTGCACGAAGAGCAAGCGCTTATGGAGTAACTGTATCTTATATTCCTACTTTAAGAAAATTAGATAAGCTTATTTTTGAAGACTCTACAATTTTAAGAAACGCTAACACTGCCGCTGAAGAGGTTCATGTAGATCGAGAAATGAATGTATGGGGAAGTGGAGGTGCACATGCAGCATACTTTAGAGTAATTGATGAAATCATTATCAACTTATTTAATAAACCTATACATGAACAGCCAAAAGGTATTTTAGATGTTGGTTGTGGTAATGGAGCATTTTTAAAACATCTATTTAATGTAATTGAAAATCAAACAAACAGAGGCAAAGTTTTGGAAGAGTATCCTTTATTATTAATTGGAGTAGATTATAATGAAGCAGCCTTAAAAATTACTAGAAAAAATTTAGTACAGGCTGATATTTGGGCTAAAGTAATTTGGGGAGATATTGGAAATCCTAAAGCCATGTCAGAAGATCTGCAACAAAAATATAATATTAACTTATCCGATTTATTAAACGTTCGTACGTTTTTAGATCATAATCGTATTTGGGAAGAACCAAAATTAAACAATAACATTGCTATAAGTACTTCAACTGGTGCTTATGCTCATAAAGGCAAACGCTTAGATAATAATTTAGTAATTGAATCGCTAAAACAACACTTCAAAAAATGGACTCCTTATATTCATAAATTTGGTTTACTTTTAATAGAACTTCACACATCAAAACCTGAATTAGTTAGTCAAAATTTAGGAAGAACTGCTGCTACTGCTTATGATGCTACCCATGGATATTCTGATCAATATATAATTGAAATTGAAGAATACATGAATGCTATGAAATCGATTGGATTAATACCTGATGAAAATACTTTTAAAAAATTTCCTAATTCAGATTTAGCTACAGTTTCAATTAATCTTTTTAAACCAAAGGTTTCTTAA
- a CDS encoding NUDIX domain-containing protein, whose protein sequence is MDEIIDILDEFGNYTGKTCLKSIAHKYGYFHPTIHVWLYTSDYKILLQKRALTKKVFPGLWDISVAGHIAAGENTIVGAVREIQEEIDYTINPDDLYKIGVRKHQINHNNGIIDNEYHHIFIAELKTSIEDLIIQKEEVDEIKLFDLQTIITTKNLKNILLPQYHDYYSFVYDKIVEKLK, encoded by the coding sequence ATGGATGAAATAATTGACATTCTTGATGAATTTGGTAATTACACAGGCAAGACCTGTTTAAAATCAATAGCTCATAAATATGGTTACTTCCACCCTACTATTCATGTATGGCTATATACTTCAGATTACAAAATTTTACTTCAAAAAAGAGCTTTAACTAAAAAAGTATTCCCTGGTTTATGGGACATTTCAGTAGCTGGCCATATAGCAGCAGGTGAAAATACTATTGTTGGAGCAGTTAGGGAGATACAAGAAGAAATTGATTACACAATAAATCCAGATGACTTATATAAAATTGGTGTGAGAAAACATCAAATAAACCATAATAATGGTATAATAGATAACGAATATCATCACATTTTTATAGCAGAATTAAAAACATCTATTGAAGATTTAATAATTCAAAAAGAAGAGGTAGATGAGATTAAATTATTTGATTTACAAACTATTATAACCACTAAAAATTTAAAGAATATTTTATTACCTCAATATCATGACTATTATAGTTTTGTTTATGATAAAATAGTAGAAAAACTAAAGTAA
- a CDS encoding M42 family metallopeptidase: protein MAEKSILNQKSIDFLEKYLNNAAPTGYEWEGQKIWMDYLKPYVDEFITDTYGSAVGVINPDAKYKVVIEGHADEISWYVNYISDNGLIYVIRNGGSDHQIAPSKIVNIHTKNGIVKGVFGWPAIHTRNKAKEEAPKPDNIFIDCGCSTKEEVEKLGVHVGCVITYPDEFHILNGDKFVCRALDNRMGGFMIAEVARLLKENKKDLPFGLYITNSVQEEIGLRGAEMITQTIKPNVAIVTDVTHDTTTPMIDKKKAGLLEIGKGPVIAYAPAVQQKLRDLIIDAAEANDIPFQRSALSRATGTDTDAFAYSNGGVASALISLPLRYMHTTVEMVHREDVENVIKMIYQSLLKIENGEDFSYFK from the coding sequence ATGGCTGAGAAATCAATTTTAAATCAAAAGTCGATAGACTTCTTAGAAAAATATTTAAACAACGCAGCACCTACTGGTTATGAATGGGAAGGCCAAAAAATTTGGATGGACTATTTAAAGCCTTATGTAGATGAATTTATAACAGATACTTATGGAAGTGCTGTTGGAGTTATTAATCCTGATGCTAAATATAAAGTAGTTATTGAAGGACATGCTGATGAAATTTCATGGTATGTAAATTACATTTCTGATAACGGACTTATTTATGTAATTAGAAATGGAGGTAGTGATCATCAAATAGCACCTAGTAAGATAGTAAACATTCATACTAAAAACGGTATTGTAAAAGGTGTTTTTGGTTGGCCAGCTATACATACTCGTAACAAAGCTAAAGAAGAAGCTCCAAAACCAGATAATATTTTTATTGATTGTGGTTGCTCAACTAAAGAAGAAGTTGAAAAATTAGGTGTTCATGTTGGTTGTGTTATTACATACCCAGATGAGTTTCATATATTAAATGGAGATAAATTTGTTTGTAGAGCCCTAGATAATAGAATGGGTGGATTTATGATTGCTGAAGTTGCAAGGCTTTTAAAAGAAAACAAAAAAGACTTACCATTTGGTTTATATATTACAAACTCTGTACAAGAAGAAATTGGTTTACGTGGTGCAGAAATGATTACCCAAACTATTAAACCTAATGTAGCTATTGTTACCGATGTTACTCATGACACTACTACTCCAATGATTGATAAGAAAAAAGCTGGTTTATTAGAAATTGGGAAAGGTCCAGTTATTGCTTATGCACCAGCTGTACAACAAAAACTTCGTGATTTAATTATTGATGCAGCCGAAGCAAACGATATTCCTTTCCAACGTTCTGCCTTATCAAGAGCAACAGGTACTGATACTGATGCATTTGCTTATAGCAATGGTGGAGTTGCTTCTGCTTTAATATCTTTGCCTTTACGTTATATGCACACCACTGTTGAGATGGTTCACAGAGAAGATGTTGAAAACGTTATTAAAATGATATATCAAAGTCTCTTAAAAATTGAAAACGGAGAAGATTTCTCTTATTTTAAATAA
- a CDS encoding 1-acyl-sn-glycerol-3-phosphate acyltransferase, whose translation MPLFKRNPFGHILWIKKWLIRILGVISHGRYRRFNELQIEGSEILRQLPNQNVLFISNHQTYFADVAAMFHVFNASLKGRIDNIRNIGYIWNPKLNVYYIAAGETMRSGILPKIFAYTGSVSIDRTWRSGGKDVNRQVKLSDISNIKKALDDGWVITFPQGTTTAFKPIRRGTAHLIKTYKPVVVPIVIDGFRRSFDKKGLQIKKRNVLQSMVIKEPLDIDYENESIENIVERIEYAIEQHPSFLKVMTPKQIKEQEELNEKRKFWS comes from the coding sequence ATGCCCTTATTTAAAAGGAATCCTTTTGGACATATATTATGGATAAAAAAATGGCTTATACGTATCTTAGGAGTTATTTCTCATGGACGTTATCGTAGGTTTAATGAACTTCAAATTGAAGGTTCTGAAATTTTACGCCAACTTCCAAATCAAAATGTCTTATTCATTTCCAATCACCAAACATATTTTGCTGATGTTGCTGCTATGTTTCATGTATTTAATGCTTCTTTAAAAGGACGTATTGATAATATTAGAAACATTGGTTACATATGGAATCCTAAATTAAATGTATACTACATCGCTGCTGGTGAAACCATGCGTTCTGGTATTTTACCTAAAATCTTTGCTTATACTGGATCAGTATCTATTGACAGAACTTGGCGTAGTGGTGGAAAAGATGTTAATAGACAAGTTAAATTATCAGATATTTCTAATATTAAAAAAGCTTTAGACGATGGATGGGTTATCACCTTCCCTCAAGGTACTACGACAGCTTTTAAACCTATTAGAAGAGGAACAGCGCATTTAATTAAAACATACAAACCAGTAGTTGTACCTATTGTAATTGATGGATTTAGACGTTCTTTTGATAAAAAAGGATTACAAATAAAAAAGCGTAACGTTTTACAATCAATGGTTATTAAAGAGCCTTTGGATATCGATTACGAAAATGAGAGCATTGAAAACATTGTTGAAAGAATAGAATATGCCATTGAGCAACACCCATCTTTCTTAAAAGTAATGACTCCTAAACAAATAAAAGAACAAGAAGAATTAAACGAAAAACGTAAGTTTTGGAGTTAA
- a CDS encoding CoA pyrophosphatase — MIFSDFTNQIQRFQNSTLGGLDSQFKLAPELRRKYTEEMITQKSPKKAAVLALFYPDKQNKTNFLLTQRASYNGAHSAQISFPGGKVDKIDINLQQTALRETYEEVGVNNKDITVIRQLSNTYIPPSNFLVTPFIGFCNQKPIFNPNNEVATIIEVLAQDLLDDDNIVYTPMETSYMKNIEVPSFKLNNYIVWGATAMMLSEIKDLIK; from the coding sequence ATGATTTTTTCTGATTTCACTAATCAAATACAACGATTTCAAAATAGTACTTTAGGAGGTTTAGATTCTCAATTTAAGCTAGCTCCTGAATTAAGGAGAAAATATACAGAAGAAATGATTACACAAAAATCTCCTAAAAAAGCAGCAGTTTTAGCTTTGTTTTATCCCGATAAACAAAATAAAACAAACTTTTTACTAACACAACGAGCAAGTTATAATGGTGCGCATTCTGCACAAATAAGTTTTCCTGGTGGAAAAGTAGATAAAATCGATATTAATCTTCAACAAACTGCTTTAAGAGAAACTTACGAAGAGGTTGGGGTTAACAATAAAGATATTACTGTAATAAGACAATTATCTAACACATATATTCCTCCAAGTAATTTTTTAGTTACTCCTTTTATTGGGTTCTGTAACCAAAAACCAATTTTCAATCCAAATAATGAAGTTGCTACAATTATTGAGGTATTAGCACAAGATTTACTGGATGACGATAATATTGTTTACACTCCAATGGAAACATCATACATGAAAAATATCGAGGTACCATCCTTTAAACTAAATAATTACATTGTATGGGGAGCAACTGCTATGATGCTTTCAGAAATTAAAGATTTAATTAAATAG
- the fdhD gene encoding formate dehydrogenase accessory sulfurtransferase FdhD → MTQVNAYQSIKVSNNISNKLNDNLVIEAPLQININEEAYTVVMRTPYNDIDLITGLLYAEDIYRSNEPLSFNTTTKKDNHHDIINVTIDKEKIGKGYLNKRTLLSVSSCGICGKKEINDIQVSGEPIKNTYTLNSNKIQQMFLQMTSLQFTFKSSGGSHACALFNKNQKLLTCKEDIGRHNAVDKCIGSLLKEKDLNNAKIMLVSGRVSYEIVSKAFFAKIPIIIAVSACSSLAVDFAKEFGICLIGFSRDDKMTIYANPQYINY, encoded by the coding sequence ATGACACAAGTAAACGCATACCAATCGATAAAAGTATCTAATAACATTTCAAATAAGTTAAATGACAATTTAGTTATAGAGGCTCCTTTGCAAATAAACATTAATGAAGAAGCTTATACCGTTGTAATGCGAACTCCTTATAATGATATTGATTTAATTACTGGTCTTTTATATGCTGAAGATATTTACAGAAGCAATGAACCATTATCTTTTAATACTACAACTAAAAAAGATAATCATCATGATATTATAAATGTTACTATTGATAAAGAAAAAATAGGTAAAGGCTACTTAAATAAACGAACTTTATTATCAGTCTCTTCATGTGGTATTTGTGGTAAAAAAGAAATCAACGATATTCAAGTTTCTGGAGAACCTATAAAAAACACTTATACCTTAAATTCAAATAAAATTCAGCAAATGTTTTTGCAAATGACATCACTACAGTTTACATTTAAATCTTCTGGAGGAAGTCATGCTTGTGCTTTATTTAATAAAAATCAAAAATTATTAACCTGTAAAGAAGATATTGGTAGACATAATGCCGTTGATAAATGTATTGGAAGTTTATTAAAAGAAAAAGATTTAAATAATGCTAAAATAATGCTAGTTAGTGGTCGTGTTTCCTACGAAATAGTATCTAAAGCGTTTTTTGCTAAAATACCTATAATAATTGCTGTTTCTGCTTGTTCTTCATTAGCTGTAGATTTTGCTAAAGAGTTTGGAATATGCCTTATAGGTTTTAGTAGAGATGATAAAATGACAATATACGCTAACCCTCAATATATCAATTACTGA
- a CDS encoding DUF4294 domain-containing protein, which yields MKKVLSIYIVFFSSLIIAQVKDTLPSFVDEYYLIKNGDSLMIQLNEVSVLPKHKFTSKVDVHYYYWFRRKVFKAYPYAMLASKRIDSLNVRLNRVSSKRKKKQYIKRVQKYLENELTNRLKKLTRTEGRVLLKLIHRQTGKTAFDNIKELRSGWKAFWYNTTANLFKLSLKSKYNPELNNEDYLIEDVLQRAYIDEALIYQEPKLKMNYVSILANKKGGINVEKYKKMFAKQRKRKKRRNTRK from the coding sequence ATGAAAAAGGTTTTAAGTATTTATATTGTTTTTTTTAGTTCGTTAATTATAGCTCAGGTGAAAGATACATTACCAAGCTTTGTAGATGAATATTACCTTATAAAGAATGGTGATTCATTAATGATACAACTTAATGAAGTGTCAGTATTACCTAAGCATAAGTTTACTTCAAAAGTAGATGTACATTATTATTACTGGTTTAGAAGAAAGGTGTTCAAAGCTTATCCTTATGCCATGTTAGCTTCAAAAAGAATAGATAGTCTTAATGTACGTTTAAATAGAGTTTCTTCAAAAAGAAAGAAAAAGCAATATATAAAAAGAGTTCAGAAATATCTTGAAAACGAATTAACAAATAGGTTGAAAAAATTAACAAGAACGGAAGGTAGAGTGCTTTTAAAGTTAATTCATCGCCAAACAGGAAAAACTGCATTTGATAATATAAAGGAATTACGAAGTGGTTGGAAAGCTTTCTGGTATAATACTACAGCTAATTTATTCAAGCTATCGTTGAAGTCAAAATATAATCCAGAACTTAATAATGAAGATTATCTAATAGAAGATGTTTTACAAAGAGCATATATAGATGAAGCATTGATTTATCAAGAGCCTAAGTTAAAAATGAACTATGTAAGTATATTAGCAAATAAAAAAGGAGGGATTAATGTAGAAAAGTATAAAAAAATGTTTGCTAAACAACGTAAAAGAAAGAAAAGACGTAACACAAGGAAGTAA